From Triticum aestivum cultivar Chinese Spring chromosome 4A, IWGSC CS RefSeq v2.1, whole genome shotgun sequence, a single genomic window includes:
- the LOC123086776 gene encoding uncharacterized protein isoform X2, protein MCSYALLVHTWLCYFVMKYIYKFHLSNDADFISLILSSRGKCTWKLNKGLSSAPVTQNAIDTLALASPATSCGIPTVVSTEGKSPSSLPVLRSPSLGTTFVAPVWPTVVRSLPSRCKSTALTLLKNAGSSATLGSQMKHHRFCTLAGDQSVTNSGERYIGEDSHFQHSNSTALRERVLADTSQTATKALSFKARYKNFIRPLLVNRCLIAPCGINDPWMIFLQRQTFSILGHNPCYLSSFDITSYEDTCKDGEFETFLDLLVSRKGYIIEDWDSSFSTIEPLMYDHGLKQPYDGTNEPLYKGECDASYDNKTGIASLSYIIWKDDKIIYSEVFSDLKCSSSNEAEIHAALALLYKAEELKISKLHLWTDSRTAASVLTGELSIPWDHAHHDFFLTLRGMRKRFSRLVVTWRPREMLFFPDELAEIAKSPGCDLRASHTTALEKWSGHLRGLPVHHIEWTNKTATAVRKFKNKILDEELYGMSGPDVYFVEVEECRKLDCLVVLK, encoded by the exons ATGTGCTCCTATGCGTTACTAGTTCATACTTGGCTTTGCTACTTTGTGATGAAGTATATTTACAAATTTCACTTGAGCAATGACGCAGATTTCATATCTTTGATACTATCTTCAAGGGGGAAGTGCACGTGGAAGTTGAACAAAG GTTTATCTTCAGCACCAGTCACACAAAATGCTATTGACACATTGGCGTTGGCAAGTCCTGCAACAAGTTGTGGTATACCAACGGTTGTGTCAACTGAAG GTAAATCACCAAGCAGTTTACCGGTGCTGAGAAGTCCATCCTTGGGCACTACATTTGTTGCACCAGTCTGGCCCACTGTGGTCCGTAGCTTACCAAGTCGGTGTAAAAGCACTGCACTCACTTTGCTGAAGAATGCTG GTTCCTCTGCTACACTGGGGTCACAGATGAAACACCACCGATTTTGTACCTTGGCTGGAGACCAGTCAGTCACAAATTCAG GTGAACGATATATTGGTGAGGACAGCCATTTTCAGCATAGTAATAGTACAGCTTTGAGGGAGAGAGTATTAGCCGATACCAGTCAAACAGCTACTAAAGCGCTCAGTTTTAAGGCCAGATACAAGAACTTTATCAGACCATTACTGGTTAACCGATGTTTGATTGCCCCGTGTGGAATAAACGATCCGTGGATGATATTTTTGCAACGTCAAACCTTCAGCATCCTTGGTCACAATCCTTGCTATTTGAGTAGCTTTGACATCACATCCTATGAAGATACTTGTAAGGATGGCGAATTTGAGACTTTTCTGGACCTTCTTGTTAGCAGGAAGGGTTACATTATTGAAGATTGGGACTCTTCCTTTTCCACTATTGAACCATTAATGTATGACCACGGACTGAAGCAGCCGTATGACGGGACCAACGAACCATTGTACAAAGGGGAATGTGATGCTTCGTACGATAATAAGACGGGAATTGCAAGCTTGTCTTACATCATTTGGAAGGACGATAAGATCATTTACTCAGAAGTTTTCTCAGACCTCAAGTGCTCTTCATCAAATGAAGCTGAAATTCATGCTGCGTTAGCGCTTCTTTACAaggctgaagaactcaagatcaGCAAACTCCATCTATGGACTGATTCCAGAACAGCGGCTAGTGTCTTAACTGGCGAGTTGTCAATCCCTTGGGACCATGCCCACCATGACTTTTTTCTGACCTTAAGGGGCATGAGGAAGCGGTTCAGTCGGTTGGTGGTCACCTGGAGGCCCAGGGAGATGCTGTTTTTCCCAGACGAGCTTGCAGAGATTGCGAAGTCCCCTGGCTGTGATTTACGTGCTTCCCATACTACTGCTCTGGAGAAATGGTCCGGCCACCTACGGGGCCTCCCTGTCCACCACATTGAATGGACAAACAAAACGGCCACAGCAGTTCGAAAATTCA AGAACAAGATATTGGATGAAGAATTGTATGGCATGAGCGGTCCTGATGTCTATTTTGTTGAAGTTGAAGAGTGCCGTAAGTTGGACTGCTTGGTGGTGCTTAAATAG
- the LOC123086776 gene encoding uncharacterized protein isoform X4: protein MRGAMKPSRAWMGGVRRRAHLAWLGSQQGRLHREQADGGTIPPEPNLTQGPTRNLALLRGLSSAPVTQNAIDTLALASPATSCGIPTVVSTEGSSATLGSQMKHHRFCTLAGDQSVTNSGERYIGEDSHFQHSNSTALRERVLADTSQTATKALSFKARYKNFIRPLLVNRCLIAPCGINDPWMIFLQRQTFSILGHNPCYLSSFDITSYEDTCKDGEFETFLDLLVSRKGYIIEDWDSSFSTIEPLMYDHGLKQPYDGTNEPLYKGECDASYDNKTGIASLSYIIWKDDKIIYSEVFSDLKCSSSNEAEIHAALALLYKAEELKISKLHLWTDSRTAASVLTGELSIPWDHAHHDFFLTLRGMRKRFSRLVVTWRPREMLFFPDELAEIAKSPGCDLRASHTTALEKWSGHLRGLPVHHIEWTNKTATAVRKFKNKILDEELYGMSGPDVYFVEVEECRKLDCLVVLK from the exons ATGAGAGGGGCCATGAAGCCATCCAGAGCTTGGATGGGTGGTGTGAGAAGAAGGGCGCATCTCGCCTGGTTAGGGAGCCAGCAGGGGAGGCTCCACAGGGAGCAGGCTGATGGTGGTACCATCCCCCCAGAGCCCAACCTTACCCAAGGTCCAACTCGAAACTTGGCTCTTCTTCGAG GTTTATCTTCAGCACCAGTCACACAAAATGCTATTGACACATTGGCGTTGGCAAGTCCTGCAACAAGTTGTGGTATACCAACGGTTGTGTCAACTGAAG GTTCCTCTGCTACACTGGGGTCACAGATGAAACACCACCGATTTTGTACCTTGGCTGGAGACCAGTCAGTCACAAATTCAG GTGAACGATATATTGGTGAGGACAGCCATTTTCAGCATAGTAATAGTACAGCTTTGAGGGAGAGAGTATTAGCCGATACCAGTCAAACAGCTACTAAAGCGCTCAGTTTTAAGGCCAGATACAAGAACTTTATCAGACCATTACTGGTTAACCGATGTTTGATTGCCCCGTGTGGAATAAACGATCCGTGGATGATATTTTTGCAACGTCAAACCTTCAGCATCCTTGGTCACAATCCTTGCTATTTGAGTAGCTTTGACATCACATCCTATGAAGATACTTGTAAGGATGGCGAATTTGAGACTTTTCTGGACCTTCTTGTTAGCAGGAAGGGTTACATTATTGAAGATTGGGACTCTTCCTTTTCCACTATTGAACCATTAATGTATGACCACGGACTGAAGCAGCCGTATGACGGGACCAACGAACCATTGTACAAAGGGGAATGTGATGCTTCGTACGATAATAAGACGGGAATTGCAAGCTTGTCTTACATCATTTGGAAGGACGATAAGATCATTTACTCAGAAGTTTTCTCAGACCTCAAGTGCTCTTCATCAAATGAAGCTGAAATTCATGCTGCGTTAGCGCTTCTTTACAaggctgaagaactcaagatcaGCAAACTCCATCTATGGACTGATTCCAGAACAGCGGCTAGTGTCTTAACTGGCGAGTTGTCAATCCCTTGGGACCATGCCCACCATGACTTTTTTCTGACCTTAAGGGGCATGAGGAAGCGGTTCAGTCGGTTGGTGGTCACCTGGAGGCCCAGGGAGATGCTGTTTTTCCCAGACGAGCTTGCAGAGATTGCGAAGTCCCCTGGCTGTGATTTACGTGCTTCCCATACTACTGCTCTGGAGAAATGGTCCGGCCACCTACGGGGCCTCCCTGTCCACCACATTGAATGGACAAACAAAACGGCCACAGCAGTTCGAAAATTCA AGAACAAGATATTGGATGAAGAATTGTATGGCATGAGCGGTCCTGATGTCTATTTTGTTGAAGTTGAAGAGTGCCGTAAGTTGGACTGCTTGGTGGTGCTTAAATAG
- the LOC123086776 gene encoding uncharacterized protein isoform X5, translating into MCSYALLVHTWLCYFVMKYIYKFHLSNDADFISLILSSRGKCTWKLNKGLSSAPVTQNAIDTLALASPATSCGIPTVVSTEGSSATLGSQMKHHRFCTLAGDQSVTNSGERYIGEDSHFQHSNSTALRERVLADTSQTATKALSFKARYKNFIRPLLVNRCLIAPCGINDPWMIFLQRQTFSILGHNPCYLSSFDITSYEDTCKDGEFETFLDLLVSRKGYIIEDWDSSFSTIEPLMYDHGLKQPYDGTNEPLYKGECDASYDNKTGIASLSYIIWKDDKIIYSEVFSDLKCSSSNEAEIHAALALLYKAEELKISKLHLWTDSRTAASVLTGELSIPWDHAHHDFFLTLRGMRKRFSRLVVTWRPREMLFFPDELAEIAKSPGCDLRASHTTALEKWSGHLRGLPVHHIEWTNKTATAVRKFKNKILDEELYGMSGPDVYFVEVEECRKLDCLVVLK; encoded by the exons ATGTGCTCCTATGCGTTACTAGTTCATACTTGGCTTTGCTACTTTGTGATGAAGTATATTTACAAATTTCACTTGAGCAATGACGCAGATTTCATATCTTTGATACTATCTTCAAGGGGGAAGTGCACGTGGAAGTTGAACAAAG GTTTATCTTCAGCACCAGTCACACAAAATGCTATTGACACATTGGCGTTGGCAAGTCCTGCAACAAGTTGTGGTATACCAACGGTTGTGTCAACTGAAG GTTCCTCTGCTACACTGGGGTCACAGATGAAACACCACCGATTTTGTACCTTGGCTGGAGACCAGTCAGTCACAAATTCAG GTGAACGATATATTGGTGAGGACAGCCATTTTCAGCATAGTAATAGTACAGCTTTGAGGGAGAGAGTATTAGCCGATACCAGTCAAACAGCTACTAAAGCGCTCAGTTTTAAGGCCAGATACAAGAACTTTATCAGACCATTACTGGTTAACCGATGTTTGATTGCCCCGTGTGGAATAAACGATCCGTGGATGATATTTTTGCAACGTCAAACCTTCAGCATCCTTGGTCACAATCCTTGCTATTTGAGTAGCTTTGACATCACATCCTATGAAGATACTTGTAAGGATGGCGAATTTGAGACTTTTCTGGACCTTCTTGTTAGCAGGAAGGGTTACATTATTGAAGATTGGGACTCTTCCTTTTCCACTATTGAACCATTAATGTATGACCACGGACTGAAGCAGCCGTATGACGGGACCAACGAACCATTGTACAAAGGGGAATGTGATGCTTCGTACGATAATAAGACGGGAATTGCAAGCTTGTCTTACATCATTTGGAAGGACGATAAGATCATTTACTCAGAAGTTTTCTCAGACCTCAAGTGCTCTTCATCAAATGAAGCTGAAATTCATGCTGCGTTAGCGCTTCTTTACAaggctgaagaactcaagatcaGCAAACTCCATCTATGGACTGATTCCAGAACAGCGGCTAGTGTCTTAACTGGCGAGTTGTCAATCCCTTGGGACCATGCCCACCATGACTTTTTTCTGACCTTAAGGGGCATGAGGAAGCGGTTCAGTCGGTTGGTGGTCACCTGGAGGCCCAGGGAGATGCTGTTTTTCCCAGACGAGCTTGCAGAGATTGCGAAGTCCCCTGGCTGTGATTTACGTGCTTCCCATACTACTGCTCTGGAGAAATGGTCCGGCCACCTACGGGGCCTCCCTGTCCACCACATTGAATGGACAAACAAAACGGCCACAGCAGTTCGAAAATTCA AGAACAAGATATTGGATGAAGAATTGTATGGCATGAGCGGTCCTGATGTCTATTTTGTTGAAGTTGAAGAGTGCCGTAAGTTGGACTGCTTGGTGGTGCTTAAATAG
- the LOC123086776 gene encoding uncharacterized protein isoform X3 — MRGAMKPSRAWMGGVRRRAHLAWLGSQQGRLHREQADGGTIPPEPNLTQGPTRNLALLRGLSSAPVTQNAIDTLALASPATSCGIPTVVSTEGKSPSSLPVLRSPSLGTTFVAPVWPTVVRSLPSSSATLGSQMKHHRFCTLAGDQSVTNSGERYIGEDSHFQHSNSTALRERVLADTSQTATKALSFKARYKNFIRPLLVNRCLIAPCGINDPWMIFLQRQTFSILGHNPCYLSSFDITSYEDTCKDGEFETFLDLLVSRKGYIIEDWDSSFSTIEPLMYDHGLKQPYDGTNEPLYKGECDASYDNKTGIASLSYIIWKDDKIIYSEVFSDLKCSSSNEAEIHAALALLYKAEELKISKLHLWTDSRTAASVLTGELSIPWDHAHHDFFLTLRGMRKRFSRLVVTWRPREMLFFPDELAEIAKSPGCDLRASHTTALEKWSGHLRGLPVHHIEWTNKTATAVRKFKNKILDEELYGMSGPDVYFVEVEECRKLDCLVVLK, encoded by the exons ATGAGAGGGGCCATGAAGCCATCCAGAGCTTGGATGGGTGGTGTGAGAAGAAGGGCGCATCTCGCCTGGTTAGGGAGCCAGCAGGGGAGGCTCCACAGGGAGCAGGCTGATGGTGGTACCATCCCCCCAGAGCCCAACCTTACCCAAGGTCCAACTCGAAACTTGGCTCTTCTTCGAG GTTTATCTTCAGCACCAGTCACACAAAATGCTATTGACACATTGGCGTTGGCAAGTCCTGCAACAAGTTGTGGTATACCAACGGTTGTGTCAACTGAAG GTAAATCACCAAGCAGTTTACCGGTGCTGAGAAGTCCATCCTTGGGCACTACATTTGTTGCACCAGTCTGGCCCACTGTGGTCCGTAGCTTACCAA GTTCCTCTGCTACACTGGGGTCACAGATGAAACACCACCGATTTTGTACCTTGGCTGGAGACCAGTCAGTCACAAATTCAG GTGAACGATATATTGGTGAGGACAGCCATTTTCAGCATAGTAATAGTACAGCTTTGAGGGAGAGAGTATTAGCCGATACCAGTCAAACAGCTACTAAAGCGCTCAGTTTTAAGGCCAGATACAAGAACTTTATCAGACCATTACTGGTTAACCGATGTTTGATTGCCCCGTGTGGAATAAACGATCCGTGGATGATATTTTTGCAACGTCAAACCTTCAGCATCCTTGGTCACAATCCTTGCTATTTGAGTAGCTTTGACATCACATCCTATGAAGATACTTGTAAGGATGGCGAATTTGAGACTTTTCTGGACCTTCTTGTTAGCAGGAAGGGTTACATTATTGAAGATTGGGACTCTTCCTTTTCCACTATTGAACCATTAATGTATGACCACGGACTGAAGCAGCCGTATGACGGGACCAACGAACCATTGTACAAAGGGGAATGTGATGCTTCGTACGATAATAAGACGGGAATTGCAAGCTTGTCTTACATCATTTGGAAGGACGATAAGATCATTTACTCAGAAGTTTTCTCAGACCTCAAGTGCTCTTCATCAAATGAAGCTGAAATTCATGCTGCGTTAGCGCTTCTTTACAaggctgaagaactcaagatcaGCAAACTCCATCTATGGACTGATTCCAGAACAGCGGCTAGTGTCTTAACTGGCGAGTTGTCAATCCCTTGGGACCATGCCCACCATGACTTTTTTCTGACCTTAAGGGGCATGAGGAAGCGGTTCAGTCGGTTGGTGGTCACCTGGAGGCCCAGGGAGATGCTGTTTTTCCCAGACGAGCTTGCAGAGATTGCGAAGTCCCCTGGCTGTGATTTACGTGCTTCCCATACTACTGCTCTGGAGAAATGGTCCGGCCACCTACGGGGCCTCCCTGTCCACCACATTGAATGGACAAACAAAACGGCCACAGCAGTTCGAAAATTCA AGAACAAGATATTGGATGAAGAATTGTATGGCATGAGCGGTCCTGATGTCTATTTTGTTGAAGTTGAAGAGTGCCGTAAGTTGGACTGCTTGGTGGTGCTTAAATAG
- the LOC123086776 gene encoding uncharacterized protein isoform X1: MRGAMKPSRAWMGGVRRRAHLAWLGSQQGRLHREQADGGTIPPEPNLTQGPTRNLALLRGLSSAPVTQNAIDTLALASPATSCGIPTVVSTEGKSPSSLPVLRSPSLGTTFVAPVWPTVVRSLPSRCKSTALTLLKNAGSSATLGSQMKHHRFCTLAGDQSVTNSGERYIGEDSHFQHSNSTALRERVLADTSQTATKALSFKARYKNFIRPLLVNRCLIAPCGINDPWMIFLQRQTFSILGHNPCYLSSFDITSYEDTCKDGEFETFLDLLVSRKGYIIEDWDSSFSTIEPLMYDHGLKQPYDGTNEPLYKGECDASYDNKTGIASLSYIIWKDDKIIYSEVFSDLKCSSSNEAEIHAALALLYKAEELKISKLHLWTDSRTAASVLTGELSIPWDHAHHDFFLTLRGMRKRFSRLVVTWRPREMLFFPDELAEIAKSPGCDLRASHTTALEKWSGHLRGLPVHHIEWTNKTATAVRKFKNKILDEELYGMSGPDVYFVEVEECRKLDCLVVLK; this comes from the exons ATGAGAGGGGCCATGAAGCCATCCAGAGCTTGGATGGGTGGTGTGAGAAGAAGGGCGCATCTCGCCTGGTTAGGGAGCCAGCAGGGGAGGCTCCACAGGGAGCAGGCTGATGGTGGTACCATCCCCCCAGAGCCCAACCTTACCCAAGGTCCAACTCGAAACTTGGCTCTTCTTCGAG GTTTATCTTCAGCACCAGTCACACAAAATGCTATTGACACATTGGCGTTGGCAAGTCCTGCAACAAGTTGTGGTATACCAACGGTTGTGTCAACTGAAG GTAAATCACCAAGCAGTTTACCGGTGCTGAGAAGTCCATCCTTGGGCACTACATTTGTTGCACCAGTCTGGCCCACTGTGGTCCGTAGCTTACCAAGTCGGTGTAAAAGCACTGCACTCACTTTGCTGAAGAATGCTG GTTCCTCTGCTACACTGGGGTCACAGATGAAACACCACCGATTTTGTACCTTGGCTGGAGACCAGTCAGTCACAAATTCAG GTGAACGATATATTGGTGAGGACAGCCATTTTCAGCATAGTAATAGTACAGCTTTGAGGGAGAGAGTATTAGCCGATACCAGTCAAACAGCTACTAAAGCGCTCAGTTTTAAGGCCAGATACAAGAACTTTATCAGACCATTACTGGTTAACCGATGTTTGATTGCCCCGTGTGGAATAAACGATCCGTGGATGATATTTTTGCAACGTCAAACCTTCAGCATCCTTGGTCACAATCCTTGCTATTTGAGTAGCTTTGACATCACATCCTATGAAGATACTTGTAAGGATGGCGAATTTGAGACTTTTCTGGACCTTCTTGTTAGCAGGAAGGGTTACATTATTGAAGATTGGGACTCTTCCTTTTCCACTATTGAACCATTAATGTATGACCACGGACTGAAGCAGCCGTATGACGGGACCAACGAACCATTGTACAAAGGGGAATGTGATGCTTCGTACGATAATAAGACGGGAATTGCAAGCTTGTCTTACATCATTTGGAAGGACGATAAGATCATTTACTCAGAAGTTTTCTCAGACCTCAAGTGCTCTTCATCAAATGAAGCTGAAATTCATGCTGCGTTAGCGCTTCTTTACAaggctgaagaactcaagatcaGCAAACTCCATCTATGGACTGATTCCAGAACAGCGGCTAGTGTCTTAACTGGCGAGTTGTCAATCCCTTGGGACCATGCCCACCATGACTTTTTTCTGACCTTAAGGGGCATGAGGAAGCGGTTCAGTCGGTTGGTGGTCACCTGGAGGCCCAGGGAGATGCTGTTTTTCCCAGACGAGCTTGCAGAGATTGCGAAGTCCCCTGGCTGTGATTTACGTGCTTCCCATACTACTGCTCTGGAGAAATGGTCCGGCCACCTACGGGGCCTCCCTGTCCACCACATTGAATGGACAAACAAAACGGCCACAGCAGTTCGAAAATTCA AGAACAAGATATTGGATGAAGAATTGTATGGCATGAGCGGTCCTGATGTCTATTTTGTTGAAGTTGAAGAGTGCCGTAAGTTGGACTGCTTGGTGGTGCTTAAATAG